A region of Geobacillus sp. 46C-IIa DNA encodes the following proteins:
- a CDS encoding DUF1284 domain-containing protein, whose translation MKPLRLRGHHLLCVHGFRGMGYSPSFVEKMWEIVKRIRDEEDDFPIEVVAALDEACVACPHHGETTCEAGPNSDDHVRSLDGNVIRHLGLEAGKVYQKSELIRRTAEMVEPDDLDHLCRHCSWLPYGVCKEGIANVRRGNIAQI comes from the coding sequence ATGAAACCGTTGCGCCTGCGCGGCCATCATTTGCTTTGTGTGCACGGGTTCCGCGGCATGGGCTACAGCCCGTCGTTTGTCGAAAAAATGTGGGAGATCGTCAAGCGAATTCGCGATGAGGAGGACGATTTTCCGATTGAGGTGGTGGCGGCGCTTGATGAGGCGTGCGTCGCCTGTCCGCACCACGGCGAAACGACATGTGAAGCCGGCCCGAATTCGGATGACCACGTGCGTTCACTTGATGGAAACGTCATTCGCCATTTAGGCTTAGAGGCGGGCAAGGTGTACCAAAAGTCGGAATTGATCCGGCGGACGGCGGAAATGGTTGAACCGGACGATTTGGACCATTTATGCCGCCATTGTTCATGGCTTCCGTATGGCGTCTGTAAAGAAGGAATCGCCAATGTCCGCCGCGGGAATATTGCCCAAATATAA
- a CDS encoding aspartate kinase, which produces MKVAKFGGSSVASAVQFRKVADVVSSDIERRIVVVSAPGKRYKDDVKVTDMLIRLAEQVLAGEPYEETMQTIAKRYADIADELELEADGFLAELADDLQSKISAYRNEPARLLDAIKASGEDHNARLMALYLQDVGLEASYVSPLEAGIVVTDEPGNAQVLPESYEKLRQLRERRGVLVIPGFFGYSPSGHIVTFPRGGSDITGSIVAAGVKADVYENFTDVDSIYCVNPSIVADARKLKEITYREMRELSYSGFSVFHDEALEPVYRAGIPVCVKNTNNPAAPGTWIVAKRNHIDEPVAGIASDTGFCSINISKYLMNREIGFGRRVLQILEDEGISYEHTPSGIDNMSVILRASQLADGKDERILARIREELAVDEVTIEYGLALIMVVGEGMEKTVGMAAKAATALANANINLEMINQGSSEVSMMFGVKEDVVNEAVRALYHAYFQELTVSQPS; this is translated from the coding sequence ATGAAAGTAGCCAAATTCGGTGGAAGCTCGGTGGCGAGCGCCGTGCAATTCCGCAAAGTGGCTGATGTTGTCAGTTCGGATATTGAACGCCGCATCGTCGTCGTATCGGCGCCTGGAAAGCGATACAAAGACGATGTGAAAGTGACGGATATGCTGATTCGGCTGGCTGAGCAAGTGTTGGCCGGTGAACCGTACGAGGAAACGATGCAGACGATCGCGAAACGGTACGCTGACATTGCCGATGAGCTCGAACTGGAAGCTGACGGTTTTTTGGCTGAACTTGCGGATGATTTACAGTCAAAAATCAGCGCCTATCGGAACGAGCCGGCCCGCCTGCTGGATGCCATCAAGGCGAGCGGGGAAGATCATAATGCGCGGCTGATGGCGCTCTATTTGCAAGATGTTGGGCTCGAAGCGAGCTATGTCAGCCCGCTTGAGGCCGGCATTGTCGTGACGGACGAACCAGGCAACGCCCAAGTGCTTCCGGAGTCGTACGAAAAGTTGCGGCAGCTGCGCGAACGCCGTGGTGTGCTCGTGATCCCGGGCTTTTTCGGCTATTCTCCATCCGGCCATATCGTCACCTTCCCGCGCGGCGGGTCGGATATTACCGGTTCGATCGTTGCTGCGGGCGTAAAAGCTGATGTATATGAAAACTTTACTGACGTTGATTCGATTTATTGCGTCAACCCTTCGATCGTCGCCGACGCGCGCAAATTGAAGGAAATTACGTATCGGGAAATGCGTGAGCTGTCGTATTCCGGCTTTTCCGTCTTTCATGACGAGGCGCTCGAGCCGGTATATCGGGCCGGCATTCCGGTTTGCGTAAAAAATACAAACAACCCGGCCGCCCCAGGCACATGGATCGTCGCCAAACGCAACCATATCGATGAACCGGTCGCCGGCATTGCGAGCGACACCGGCTTTTGCAGCATCAACATCAGCAAATACTTAATGAACCGCGAAATCGGCTTCGGCCGGCGCGTGCTGCAAATTTTAGAAGACGAAGGCATTTCATATGAACATACGCCGTCAGGCATCGACAACATGTCGGTCATTTTGCGGGCCAGCCAGCTTGCCGACGGGAAAGATGAGCGCATTTTAGCCCGCATCCGCGAGGAGCTCGCCGTCGATGAAGTGACGATTGAGTATGGATTGGCGCTCATCATGGTCGTTGGCGAAGGGATGGAAAAAACGGTCGGAATGGCCGCAAAAGCGGCAACGGCGCTCGCTAATGCCAACATTAACTTGGAGATGATCAACCAAGGGTCATCGGAAGTCAGCATGATGTTTGGTGTCAAAGAGGATGTCGTCAACGAGGCGGTTCGCGCGCTATATCACGCCTACTTTCAAGAGCTGACCGTCAGTCAGCCGTCATAA
- a CDS encoding processed acidic surface protein, giving the protein MKKWLVMAVFAVMLALSPVSAAAAINRAELEQYAESVGWTVSDLLTYLDRYGLTVADFHSMGELQQWLGTPLTDERLHAVLRRHGLTVEELEALLGQFGETAQDYTFVEDLDRAIRFYSKHNAAMQQMNDLLGALGMTEKEVRELTRHIASLGDPQLPGQLAALRERLRPFKETEGPWTNEARRELRAIWDEALALLQLEAKLYVDGRETGWSASAAAADTEPIVVKLYNRQGEEIADIAITREMLTSGYIVRAGEKGIDAGVLALEMKGMMYGEKLPDTASPYAAHALAGLLLASAGFFLYRRVGRLKG; this is encoded by the coding sequence GTGAAAAAATGGCTCGTTATGGCTGTTTTCGCGGTGATGTTGGCTTTGTCCCCGGTCAGTGCAGCAGCTGCCATCAACCGAGCAGAACTCGAACAGTACGCGGAAAGCGTCGGCTGGACGGTAAGCGATTTGCTCACTTATTTAGATCGGTACGGGCTGACCGTTGCCGATTTTCACTCAATGGGGGAGTTGCAACAATGGCTTGGCACGCCGCTGACCGATGAGCGGCTCCATGCTGTGTTGCGCCGGCACGGGCTGACCGTCGAGGAGCTCGAAGCGCTGCTTGGGCAGTTTGGCGAAACGGCGCAAGATTATACGTTCGTGGAAGACTTGGATCGCGCCATTCGTTTTTACTCCAAGCATAACGCCGCCATGCAGCAAATGAACGATTTGCTTGGGGCGCTCGGAATGACGGAAAAGGAAGTGCGCGAACTCACTCGTCATATCGCCTCACTTGGTGATCCGCAGCTGCCTGGGCAGCTAGCAGCGCTTCGTGAACGGCTGCGCCCGTTTAAAGAGACAGAGGGGCCATGGACCAACGAAGCGCGCCGCGAACTGCGGGCGATTTGGGACGAGGCGCTCGCCTTGTTGCAGCTTGAGGCCAAGCTTTATGTTGACGGGCGAGAAACGGGATGGTCAGCGTCGGCTGCGGCAGCCGATACAGAGCCGATCGTCGTCAAATTGTATAACCGCCAAGGTGAGGAAATCGCCGATATTGCCATCACGAGGGAAATGTTGACATCTGGTTACATCGTCCGCGCTGGGGAGAAAGGGATTGATGCCGGGGTGTTGGCGCTTGAGATGAAAGGGATGATGTACGGGGAAAAACTGCCGGATACCGCGTCGCCATACGCGGCGCACGCTCTCGCCGGACTGCTGCTCGCATCGGCCGGTTTCTTTCTTTATCGGCGGGTGGGGCGGCTCAAAGGATGA
- a CDS encoding class D sortase: MGHKQRTTRLPWQQRAACCAAFLLMAIGIATAGWNGYWYTVGWKAAKQDGEAPATMRHAPGPKAKTPPQAAHSSGSGEASSPPPLGAYLGELAIPKLGTAIPVYEGVREQELRRGVGHYPASAWPGGNGHVVLSGHRDTVFRRFGEIDIGDALIIRTNGTAVHYRVVNIRIVDDDDRTVLVDKARPTLTVTTCYPFRLIGPAPKRYIVTARPVRIDTAARATVPRR, translated from the coding sequence GTGGGGCACAAGCAACGTACGACCCGGCTTCCTTGGCAACAACGGGCTGCTTGCTGCGCGGCGTTCCTGCTGATGGCCATCGGGATCGCAACAGCTGGCTGGAACGGGTATTGGTACACCGTTGGCTGGAAGGCGGCAAAGCAAGACGGCGAAGCCCCCGCCACGATGCGGCATGCGCCCGGGCCGAAAGCGAAAACGCCCCCTCAGGCCGCCCATTCTTCCGGGAGTGGCGAAGCCTCCTCGCCTCCGCCGCTTGGCGCCTACCTCGGCGAACTCGCCATTCCGAAGCTCGGGACGGCGATTCCTGTGTATGAAGGGGTTCGTGAACAAGAACTGCGCCGCGGTGTCGGCCATTACCCGGCGAGCGCCTGGCCGGGCGGCAACGGGCATGTCGTGTTGTCCGGTCACCGTGACACCGTGTTTCGTCGCTTCGGGGAAATCGATATCGGTGACGCGCTCATCATCCGAACGAACGGCACAGCCGTCCATTACCGCGTCGTCAATATCCGCATCGTCGACGACGACGACCGCACGGTTTTGGTCGATAAAGCGCGGCCGACGCTGACCGTCACGACGTGCTACCCGTTTCGTCTCATCGGTCCCGCCCCTAAACGTTATATCGTCACTGCCCGCCCAGTCCGGATTGACACCGCCGCCCGCGCGACTGTGCCGAGGCGTTAG
- a CDS encoding YwpF-like family protein yields the protein MKTFKLVGLSVIDGEMRRRDIPFIDGLIINKEDGQNRWLVEAYLDDDYEPMFAGLKEQREFQLQVTITNPGNDPANMLVAVRSITKMNGHISVLMEGLMIPRRTHLAEVVLAGLVEKGLQGEALLKEFRQQMDERHSARTHSNRER from the coding sequence ATGAAAACGTTCAAGCTTGTCGGGCTCTCGGTCATTGATGGGGAAATGCGCCGCCGGGACATCCCGTTTATTGACGGCTTGATTATCAATAAAGAGGATGGCCAAAACCGCTGGCTTGTTGAAGCGTATTTGGATGATGACTATGAGCCGATGTTTGCCGGCTTGAAAGAACAACGAGAATTTCAGCTGCAAGTGACGATCACCAATCCGGGCAACGATCCGGCGAACATGCTTGTCGCCGTCCGCTCGATCACAAAAATGAACGGCCATATTAGCGTCCTAATGGAAGGGCTGATGATCCCAAGGCGGACCCACTTGGCTGAAGTCGTGCTGGCCGGCCTTGTCGAGAAAGGGCTGCAAGGCGAAGCGCTGCTCAAGGAATTTCGCCAGCAAATGGACGAACGGCATAGCGCGAGAACACATAGCAACCGGGAAAGATAA
- the ssb gene encoding single-stranded DNA-binding protein, whose amino-acid sequence MQRNMINQVVLVGRLTKDPELRYTAEGAAVTTVTLAVARNFRNAEGGIDADFVPCVLWRKTAEHTANYCRKGSMVAVTGRIQTRRYDNKDGQRVYVTEVVADSVQFLHSGKAREWPEHV is encoded by the coding sequence ATGCAACGGAACATGATCAATCAAGTCGTACTTGTCGGCCGGTTGACGAAGGACCCGGAGCTTCGCTACACGGCCGAGGGGGCGGCCGTGACAACCGTTACGCTGGCGGTAGCGAGAAATTTTCGCAACGCGGAAGGGGGGATCGATGCCGATTTCGTTCCGTGTGTTTTATGGCGGAAAACGGCGGAACATACCGCCAATTACTGCCGAAAAGGATCAATGGTGGCGGTAACGGGAAGAATTCAGACGCGCCGCTATGACAATAAAGATGGCCAGCGCGTCTATGTGACCGAAGTCGTCGCCGATTCCGTTCAGTTTCTTCACTCCGGCAAAGCGCGAGAATGGCCGGAGCATGTCTAG